The genomic stretch ACGCCGCCGCCGTGCTGGACTGGATGGAGGAGTGGCTGCAGACCGAGTGGCCGCATCTGCGGGTGTACTGCACCTCGGTCACCGAGCAGTGGGCGACGGTGGCGCTCGCGGGGCCAGGCTCCCGGGCCGTGCTGGCCGCCCTCGCCCCCGACCTGGCTGTGGACAGCGCGAGCTTCCCCTTCATGACCTGGCGCGACACTCACGTGGCGGGCATCGAGGCCAGGGTCTGCCGGATCAGTTTCTCCGGCGAGCTGGCCTACGAGATCAACGTCTGCGCCTGGGACGGGCCCGCCCTGTGGGAGGCCGTCCAGGCCGGTGGCCTCGTCACCCCGTACGGGACCGAGACCATGCACGTGCTGCGGGCGGAGAAGGGCTACCCCATCGTCGGCCAGGACACCGATGGCACGGTCACCCCCGCCGACCTCGGCATGGACTGGATGGTGTCCAAGAAGAAGGCCGACTTCGTCGGCAGGCGCTCCCATGCCCGCGCCGGCGGACCCGGCCGCAGGCACCTGGTCGGCCTGCTGCCGGTCGATCCGGACCGGCTGCTGCCCGAGGGCGCCCACCTGGTGGCCGCCGACCGGCTGCCGGAGCCGCCGGTCCCCATGCTCGGCCACGTCACCTCCAGCTACCGGAGCGCGGCGCTCGGCCGGACCTTCGCCCTCGCCCTCGTCAGCGGCGGGCGGGAGCGGCTCGGCGAGCGGCTCCACGTGCCGGTCGGGGGCGAACTGGTCCCCGTCACCGTCGTCCACCATGTCCTCTACGACCCCGAGGGAGCGCGCCGGGATGGCTGAACGGCTGAGCCCACTGGCCAGGTTCGAACCGGTGCCGGGCGGGGGCCTGTGCATCGCGGAGGCGCCGTTCCTCACCCAGGTCAATCTGCGCGCCGATCCCGCGGGCGACGCGGCCCACGCCCTCGGGTCCGCCCTGGGCGTGCCGTTGCCCACCGAGCCGAACACCTACGCGCGCGGGGACGCCGACGTGCTGTGGCTCGGTCCCGACGAGTGGCTGGTCGTCGGGGCGGCGGGCGACGGCGGCCTGGAGCGCCGCCTGCGGGCCGCCGCGGGAAGCCGGCACGTCGCGGTGACCGACGTCTCGGCACAGCGGACCACGCTGCTGGTGACCGGGCCGCGCGCACGTGAGCTGCTGGCCCACGGCTGCGCCCTCGACCTGCACCCTCGCCTGTTCGGTCCCGGCCGTTGCGCCCAGACCATGCTCGCCCGCGCCCAGATCGTCCTCGCCGCCCACCCCGGCGACGAGTTCCGGGTGTCCGTCCGGTCGTCCTTCGCCGGCTACCTCGCGGCCTGGCTCCTCGACGCGGCGGCCGAGTATCTCGACGGGTGAAGGGGGGCCGCCTGCGTTTCCGGTTGTGGGACCGGTCGCGGTTCCACTGCCCGGGCCCCGGCCCGGTCCGCTACGCCCTGATGACCGTCCTGCCGTGAGCGGCACGGACGGCACGCCGG from Streptosporangium album encodes the following:
- a CDS encoding sarcosine oxidase subunit gamma: MAERLSPLARFEPVPGGGLCIAEAPFLTQVNLRADPAGDAAHALGSALGVPLPTEPNTYARGDADVLWLGPDEWLVVGAAGDGGLERRLRAAAGSRHVAVTDVSAQRTTLLVTGPRARELLAHGCALDLHPRLFGPGRCAQTMLARAQIVLAAHPGDEFRVSVRSSFAGYLAAWLLDAAAEYLDG